In the Leptospira fainei serovar Hurstbridge str. BUT 6 genome, GTCTCAGAAAACGAACGAGATCATCAAAAAACTGACTTTAGTATCGATGGTCTTTCTTCCGTTAACGTTCTTAACCGGCTTTTTCGGAATGAATTTCACCGACCTGCCCTTTTCCAGCAATACTATGTTTTGGATCACAATCGGAACCATAGGAAGCATACCGGCCTCGATGATGCTATATTTCCGTAGAAAAAAATGGTTCAACGAGTGAGTTACAATTTTAAACCGTTTTATGCTTCTTATCGTTAGTCTACAATTCTCTCGAACGCCCTAATAATCCTCCGATTCGGAAAAATAAAACCCGAAAGATTTGAGTGATCTTAAAATCGTCGAAAAGAATTATTTTTATTAAATCTATCCTTCCGTTCCGTTTAAATTGCGCATTGAGCCAAAATCGATCTTTACGATTCTCGATAGTTTTCCTCACGGATGCTTAAAGTTCTGCGCTTATTAAATCGCAACGTGTAATAGATTCTCTCTTGACTTCAAGTTTTTTTTTCTTTAGAGCCGTGAGGGAGCTCCAACAAACTTTTTCGTAAATTCGAGATTGACGATTTCTATTTTTTATGATACATAATCGCGTCTTTTAAAAGCCGCCCCCGTCCCCCACCCAAAAAAGGGTGGGATTCTCTCCAAAATCTTTTACTTTACATTTAAGTAGATATCATATATATAGTATATATGCAAATAGGCTCTATCCGAGATTTCGGTACCGATTTATATCGCCCGATACTGGGCTGGAATCGTAAGGGAATCGGTATGCTTACAGGTCGCGAAGGCATTTACCGCTTAGCATTACGCTGGGAATATGCATTTGCGTCGTCAGGATTTAAGGTCTTTAACTTGGATTGTGCGATACGCTTCAACCCGTTTACGATTACTCGGGAAACACGGATGAATCAACTTCCACCCGAGGAACTCCTACAAAATATCTTAATCCAACGCGCTTTCACGCCGTATCAAATTTTGGATTCATTACGATCCATTGCAAAAAATCAAACGGAAGACACTATCTACTTCCTTTTGGCTCCATGCAAACAATTCTTCGACGGAGACGTACAAGAGGAGGAAGGGCGCTATCTATTAGATAAAATGCATTTGGTTTTAGAGGTTCTCAAGGACAAAGAATTACCCATCCTTGTAATCGAATCTTTAGGATACTCCCACCCCACATTCCAACGTTTTTTCCCGAAATTAGTGGCGGCAGCCGACGATCTCTGGGAGCTTAAAATCGAGAGCGGTCACTCCTATTTAAAGACAAGAAAAGGATTAATGCATTCGGATAGAACGTTAAGTGCTCCTTTAGAAAACGAAGAAGAGGAATAAATATGGGAAGAACAGTTATCCCTTACTCTAGGCAAATGCAACAAGTGGAATCCAGCTTAAATGAATTCAGAAGGGGCTTGCGAAGACCGGACCAGGCGATTTTTGACGAGCTCATACGCATCGCCAAAATGCAAGTGCAAGCCGGAGTTATGGCTTCGTCTCCTTACCCGATCGATTCCATGTTACTTACGATGGTCATAGATTTAAAAAAGGAAACGTCTCTTTTGAAAAGAGAAATTGATAAATTAAAGAATGGGAACGCGGGAGATGCTTCCTAAGCGATCCAAATTCGCGAAAGGGTATTTATTCGACGTATATCATACCGAAGATAAAATCTATCTCTGGATAAAAACGTATACGGGAGAATCTCTTTTATTCTTCGATTCCTATCAACCGATCATTTATGCGAGAGGAGACGAGGGCGTACTTAAAAAGTTAGTTCGGAGACTCTATGAACTGGATGCGTTGGGAGATCATCCTCAGTACGAAGAACGAAATCTTTTTTATGAGAATCGAACTGTTCCGGTTTTAAAATTAGTCGTCTCTCGCCCTTCGATTCTAGCAAGGATTACGAAAAAATTATATGCTCTTTATGGAAAATTCGATATCTATCATTCCGATATAGACGTTCCCACGAGTTATATGTTTCACAAAGGGCTGTTTCCGTTATGCGAAGTGAAATTAAGCTACACAGTCACCGATAACAACGGAAGACAAATCAAGAAAATAAAATCCCGTTCTTCTGTTCCCGATATGGATTATAAGATCCCCACGTTTAAATCAATACACATGAAATTGGAGAAAAGCTATAGAATAGGATTTCAAAATAATCCGTTGATTCTGCAAACCGACGAACATTCCTATAGGCTATCTGTCGGAAGTCCGAAGGAACTCCTACAGAAAATCGATTCGATTCTTCAGAAAGAAGATCCGGATATCATATTTTCATCCTATGGAGACCATGTCATTTTTCCGAAACTGTTCTCTTATGCGCAAAAAGTGGGTTTTCTTCCTTGTTTCGATAGGGATAAGACGGCTCCCATTCGGCGACATATTACCACAAAGGGAACCAGCTATTTCACCTACGGCAATATAGTCTTTCGGGCCCCTTCTTATCCTTTATTCGGAAGATGGCATATAGATTCCGCCAATAGCTTCGTTTATAAGGAAGCGTACTTAGCCGGAATCGTGGAATTGGCTAGGTTATCCAGATTACCGATTCAAAGAATGGCAAGAGCTTCTACGGGCAAAGCTTTAACTTATATAGAAACGGATGTGGCCTTAAGAAGAGGATATCTTGTCCCTTGGCAAAAGAGCGCCGTCGAATCCCCAAAAACAGCGCTTCAATTATTAGAAGCCGACAAAGGAGGTTTGGTTTTTCAACCCGATATTTCCTGCGGAAAAACAGCCGAGAACGTCGCACAACTCGATTTTGCGCAAATGTATCCGAGCATAATGGTGTTGCATAACATTTCCCCCGAATGCGTAAACTGTTCCTGCTGCGAATCGGATCCGAGCGCACCGATTGCTCCGGGTATCGGCTATCATATTTGCAATAAAAGAATCGGTATCGTTTCTGAAGCCTTAAAACATGTATTGGATCGAAGGGCTTATTACAAACGAAAAGTAATCGAAAATGACGACAGGCGAGAGGAATATGATGCCAAGCAATCCAGTTTAAAGTGGATGCTGGTAACTTCGTTCGGTTATTTAGGTTATAGAAATGCCAAGTTCGGTCGTTTAGAAAGCCATGAAAGCGTCAACGCTTTCGCGAGAGAGAAGCTATTAGCGGCCAAAGAAGCGACTGAGGAAAGAGGTTATGTTTTTATACACGCAATTACGGATAGCATCTTTATCCGTAAGGAAGATTCGTCGGCATTTACTTCGGAGGAATTGCAAAATCTTTGTTCTGAAATCTTTCAACGGACGGACGTAAAAATCGAAGTGGACGGGATCTATACTTGGTTGGCTTTCCCGCCCTCTTCCCAGGACCCTCTTATGCCGGTTGCGAATCGATATATGGGAAGATTCGAATCCGGAAAATTAAAATTCAGAGGAATCGGTGCACGGAGAAAGGATCTTCCCATATTTATTCGAGCCGCTCAAACCGAAATGCTGGAATGGATGCGCACAAAAATTTCGGCGCAGGATTTAAAACATTCGGAAAATGAAATACTATCGATCTATTCCAAATATGACTCCCTATTAAGACATGAAAAAGTTAGTTGGAAGGAGTTGTTAGTAAAAAGATCTACTACAAAAGATTTGGAGGAATATGAAGTAGATAGTGCGACTTCATTGTCGTTGCATAAACTTCGAGAGCTGGGAATGGAAGTCCAGGCTGGGGAAAAAGTCAAATATTTGGTCCTGAATCAAGCCTCAAAATCCAAAGGACTCAGATATACTCCCGAAGAAGAGCTCCAACTTTCCGATAAACAGATCCATTACGATAAAAAATTCTATCGCAAACTTCTATTAAACGCATTTCGGGAAGTTTGGTCCGAATTCGCTTCCTTTAACGATTTCGATTCTCTTATCGATGATCAAGGAAGACTTCCCTTTTAAACACGATCCGCAAAGCCTTTATCGAGGTCCATAAGCTCCCAATAATTTCAACAAAGATCTAGTTGCTTGTGCCGCCGTCTGGAAATCCTTTCCCGATTCCTTAACGAGTTCGTTTCCTTTTTCAGGATTGATATCGCGGATAAAAGCCGAAATTTCATAATGAGGATCATGTTCCAAATCGTAATTCGGATCCATCGTAATGGTTTTTCCGAATATGGCCACTATAGTCGAATCAATATCGGGAGCATGATTAGATGCTTTTGCCCCCACTTCCTGCAATAGCTTGCCCACAGAATCAGCACCTGTAAGAAATGCATCTCCTCCGGTTAAATACGACTTTAAATTTTCAAAAATCGGATTCTTATCCGAATAAGATTTATATAATCCATAGGCTACGAAATCTTCGTATATAAAATGACGATTAGCGACGATCTGAGTCGTATCTTTCTTTATTTTGATCTTGTTTTCCTTCGAAGCCAATGCGTATTTTAAATAATAATAATATCCGGCCGAAGGAACCGCTTTAGAATGATACGGTTGGGCGATATCTTGAACATAATGAGCAGCCCAGGCCGCAAATCTGTATTTCCAGAAAGGATGATTTGTTTTTCCCGCAAATTCGGAAAGTCTTTGAAATAACTCTACACGATCAGGTAACATGCTGCCGTTGGTCATTTCGGGTGCGAATTTGCTAACGAAGAAATTTTCGTGCTGAAAATACATATGAAACGGAGCCTTACTACTTTCTCCTTTCGGCTTTCCGAATGGTTGCTTACCATAACCGTATTCGGCGACATTCCAGAGCTCGTGATCCATTCCCCAATCCGGTTCGTCGACAAAAGTAGTCAGAATAGATCGTATACTTACTTTTCGCGCCTTGACGTTCTCGAACGAATACCGGTCCATTTCCCTTTTCTCAAGATACGGATATACCAAAAAGGAATTAACTAAATTATATTTGGCGGTCTCACCAGGAAGAAGTCGACGAACGGAATAAAATTTATGAGCGGGTCGTAGTCTGGACGCACGTAAGAATTCGGCCAAAGGCGACTTACGGGCAACGTCTACTTTGAATTCATAACTTATAAATCGCTCGGAACCGCGATTTTTTAACCAGATAAAGTAATCATCGAAAACGCCCTTCAGCCCATTTGCCTCGGTTGCAACAAACGTCTCTAGTTCTTCAACAGGAACTTCTTCATTCGCGTAAGAAGCTGTTCTATGTTCTAGAACACGGTCCATGATTAAATAATGAGATCCCCAAGGAAAAATAGGGAAAGATAAGAACATGATTAGAATAGAAAGAGATTTCACACCGTACATCCATCTAAACTTCCACACGTTATTTATTCTGCAAGTCAGTTTATTGGAATATCAAAGTGAAACAGTCTTAATAAATTCCTGAAATCTAAAGAAAAGTCAAAAAAGAATTAAGAAAAAATCACCTACTCGTTCAAGGGAGTCCGATTAACTTGGATCAATCCAGTTTCGATTCCGAACTTTCACACGTAACGCTTTCTTTGATATCGATGATCGGATTTTTTTCCGACTCAAATCGGAATTTAAAGAGTGCCCGCTCTTCGAATAAATCGTATTATTAATTCTGATGCGATTACGGATTGTCTTTCTTACTTTTTTTCTTTGATTTCTGCGAAGACTTAGAATTCTCAGACGACTCACTCTTATCGCCTTCGGGATTTTGATTTCCGTCGGCTTCAAATAACTTAAGATAATTGTAATTGAATGTCACAAGACGCAAAGGCGCATCCCAATTTAGATCCCCGTCTTTTGCCCGCATACGCAACTGTTCGGCTTTTTCGATCCAATTCTTCGCATCTTCAAACTTATTTACGGAGAGAAAATACTGAGCCATCGTAACATGTCCCACAAAGAAGCGATACGGATCCTTTTCTTCCTTTAAGTGTTCCGTAAGAAGCGGAAGAATATTCTGGTCATTCTCCAATTTCTCGTCGAAAAGATAAGCGTCGGCTCTTTGATTACGATCCAATTTCTCATCTTTTTTCTTATCTTCGAAATCATTCAATTGAACCAGTTTTCCGGTAGGTGTAAGGACGAAAATTCGTCCGAAGGATTCGTCCAGCTGTTCGGAAGTCTCCGCCAACTTACCCCCCTGCATAAGGTTCGTCATAAAGAGAATGGCTTTTTCGGAAGGTTTTTCCTTATTCGAAACAAGTCGGATAGCCACGTTCAGCGATTTACCGGCGATATAATTCTTATATATGAGAACTTGAGGATTGTCCTCGGTTAAATTATGTAATACGGCGGAGATAATTTTGAACTTATAATTATCTTCGATTCTCCTATCCAAATCCGTAATATAAAACAGATCCCGATATAGGTAATCGGAAAGAAAAAAAGCGGTCTTATTGAAAGCCTCGGTCTTTTTATTGGGATCGAAACTATAAACAAATCCGCTCCCGTCGGGCACCATCGAATTCAAATTATCCCAAAGGGTTTGGGCCGAAATCGGTGCAATGGTCGAAAATGCGAGTAAAGTGAAAAGGAGCCGACGCAATAGTCCCATAATTAAATTTTTAATATCATTCGTAAATTTGCAAGATCAATATGCCGGAGTGATCGGGACCCAGAAGACCGGCGTTTCTGATGGCGGAAATTTTTGGATCTTTCCAAACAAATTTCTTAGTCCCAATTTACTTAAGGGTGCGCAGCGATTCCACGATATCCGCATTAATGCGAGGTATCATTCCTTCAAAAACGATTGGGTGATTCGCTCGAATCGTCGGGCTAAACATTCCTAAGCAACTTAAATTTCCGATTTTACATTCCGGCGGATTAGGCCTTGCCCAAAGAGCTCTGAGGACGGAATAATCATTATTATAATGCAGTTCCTTCAGCCGATTCAAATTTGCGTCATAGATAAGAACGATAGTGGAAGCTTCGAACGTTTCGTAAGACGGAAGGATTCCTAAACTCGCAATGCTCGCCAGTTCGGATATCAATGTAACAAAATTCCAAAATATTCGGGATGAATTTTCCAAGGGCGGCGTATGAATTCCTACAATATAATAATCGAAAGGAAGATTTTTTAAGGTATACGTATAAGATTGATTCTCCTTTTTGATATCTAAAAATTTTTCCAATTCTCGGATCCCTGAAGGCCCGGTTTCGGATAGGTAAGCTTTCATAAACGACTGAACTCTTTCTGTCGGAATATCCGCACGAGTACCTGTAGATTTGAGGTCAATGTTCGACGGAAAATTACCGATCGAAGGGCTCTTTAAAGTTCTGGAATCTGGCTCGGTTAATGCTTCAAAAGCGACCGTGCCATCCTTGTTCTTGATCGTCGAGGCCCGAAACGTATGAAAGCCTATATATGCAATTCTCAAACTGCGGGCTACTTTCGGAATTTCCGGCGTTCCTTGAGGCAACTTTGTGTAATAACGGGAGGCACAGGCACAAATACTTACGTAGATTAAAAAAGTAAGCAGGACCGTTCTTGGCATAAATTTCATTTCCGATGAATAGAATTTAAAATGAAATTCAAAAACAAATCTACCAAAAAATCGTTCTTCAATTTTGCGAAAATCGGCGTATCGATACGGCGATTTTCTTTCTAAGCTGTTCTAAATCGCTCACATCATTATTTTTCAACAACATTCACTTTGAATTTAAAAACTGCACCAAATCCGATTCAAGCTCCGGTAATACTGGCTTGAAAGCAAAAGCCGGCACCGAGTCGAATTGCTGAAAATCGCATCCGCTTCCG is a window encoding:
- a CDS encoding DNA polymerase domain-containing protein; this translates as MLPKRSKFAKGYLFDVYHTEDKIYLWIKTYTGESLLFFDSYQPIIYARGDEGVLKKLVRRLYELDALGDHPQYEERNLFYENRTVPVLKLVVSRPSILARITKKLYALYGKFDIYHSDIDVPTSYMFHKGLFPLCEVKLSYTVTDNNGRQIKKIKSRSSVPDMDYKIPTFKSIHMKLEKSYRIGFQNNPLILQTDEHSYRLSVGSPKELLQKIDSILQKEDPDIIFSSYGDHVIFPKLFSYAQKVGFLPCFDRDKTAPIRRHITTKGTSYFTYGNIVFRAPSYPLFGRWHIDSANSFVYKEAYLAGIVELARLSRLPIQRMARASTGKALTYIETDVALRRGYLVPWQKSAVESPKTALQLLEADKGGLVFQPDISCGKTAENVAQLDFAQMYPSIMVLHNISPECVNCSCCESDPSAPIAPGIGYHICNKRIGIVSEALKHVLDRRAYYKRKVIENDDRREEYDAKQSSLKWMLVTSFGYLGYRNAKFGRLESHESVNAFAREKLLAAKEATEERGYVFIHAITDSIFIRKEDSSAFTSEELQNLCSEIFQRTDVKIEVDGIYTWLAFPPSSQDPLMPVANRYMGRFESGKLKFRGIGARRKDLPIFIRAAQTEMLEWMRTKISAQDLKHSENEILSIYSKYDSLLRHEKVSWKELLVKRSTTKDLEEYEVDSATSLSLHKLRELGMEVQAGEKVKYLVLNQASKSKGLRYTPEEELQLSDKQIHYDKKFYRKLLLNAFREVWSEFASFNDFDSLIDDQGRLPF
- a CDS encoding phospholipase C/P1 nuclease family protein — its product is MWKFRWMYGVKSLSILIMFLSFPIFPWGSHYLIMDRVLEHRTASYANEEVPVEELETFVATEANGLKGVFDDYFIWLKNRGSERFISYEFKVDVARKSPLAEFLRASRLRPAHKFYSVRRLLPGETAKYNLVNSFLVYPYLEKREMDRYSFENVKARKVSIRSILTTFVDEPDWGMDHELWNVAEYGYGKQPFGKPKGESSKAPFHMYFQHENFFVSKFAPEMTNGSMLPDRVELFQRLSEFAGKTNHPFWKYRFAAWAAHYVQDIAQPYHSKAVPSAGYYYYLKYALASKENKIKIKKDTTQIVANRHFIYEDFVAYGLYKSYSDKNPIFENLKSYLTGGDAFLTGADSVGKLLQEVGAKASNHAPDIDSTIVAIFGKTITMDPNYDLEHDPHYEISAFIRDINPEKGNELVKESGKDFQTAAQATRSLLKLLGAYGPR
- a CDS encoding Lp29 family lipoprotein, with protein sequence MPRTVLLTFLIYVSICACASRYYTKLPQGTPEIPKVARSLRIAYIGFHTFRASTIKNKDGTVAFEALTEPDSRTLKSPSIGNFPSNIDLKSTGTRADIPTERVQSFMKAYLSETGPSGIRELEKFLDIKKENQSYTYTLKNLPFDYYIVGIHTPPLENSSRIFWNFVTLISELASIASLGILPSYETFEASTIVLIYDANLNRLKELHYNNDYSVLRALWARPNPPECKIGNLSCLGMFSPTIRANHPIVFEGMIPRINADIVESLRTLK